In one Bactrocera tryoni isolate S06 chromosome 5, CSIRO_BtryS06_freeze2, whole genome shotgun sequence genomic region, the following are encoded:
- the LOC120778212 gene encoding pupal cuticle protein G1A-like: protein MYKLFVLAALVAIAAAAPSHLYESPVVYSAPAAVAYQEPVLAKVGSVVKSIPTAVSHQSQSIVHSSAHVVEDVVAPVVKTSYVSAPVVKTIHSAPLVHTSYVAAAPVVKSYAAAPVVHSYAAPLAYDAHYSSW from the exons atgtataaattg TTTGTCCTTGCTGCTCTCGTCGCTATTGCCGCCGCCGCCCCAAGTCATTTGTATGAGAGCCCAGTTGTGTACTCGGCTCCAGCCGCTGTTGCTTACCAAGAACCCGTCTTGGCTAAAGTTGGCTCCGTGGTGAAGAGCATTCCCACCGCAGTCTCCCATCAAAGCCAGTCGATCGTGCACAGCTCAGCTCATGTTGTGGAGGATGTGGTGGCACCAGTTGTGAAGACCAGCTATGTCTCCGCTCCTGTCGTGAAGACCATCCACTCTGCTCCTCTGGTGCACACCTCATATGTCGCTGCCGCCCCCGTCGTTAAATCCTACGCCGCTGCTCCAGTTGTGCACAGTTATGCTGCGCCATTGGCCTATGACGCTCACTACTCATCCTGGTAA
- the LOC120778460 gene encoding pupal cuticle protein G1A-like, which translates to MYKLFVLAALVAVAAAAPSHLYESPVVYSAPAAVAYQEPVLAKVGSVVKSIPTAVSHQSQSIVHSSAHVVEDVVAPVVKTSYVSAPVVKTIHSAPLVHTSYVAAAPVVNSYAAAPVVHSYAAPLAYDTHYSSW; encoded by the exons atgtacaAATTG TTTGTCCTTGCTGCTCTCGTCGCCGTTGCGGCCGCTGCCCCAAGCCACTTGTATGAGAGCCCAGTTGTGTACTCGGCTCCAGCAGCTGTTGCTTACCAAGAACCCGTCTTGGCTAAAGTTGGATCCGTTGTGAAGAGCATTCCCACCGCTGTCTCCCATCAAAGCCAGTCGATCGTGCACAGCTCAGCTCATGTCGTGGAGGATGTGGTGGCACCCGTTGTGAAGACCAGCTATGTCTCCGCTCCTGTCGTTAAGACCATCCACTCTGCCCCTCTGGTGCACACCTCATATGTCGCTGCCGCCCCCGTCGTTAACTCATATGCCGCTGCTCCAGTTGTGCACAGTTATGCTGCGCCATTGGCTTATGACACTCACTACTCATCTTGGTAA
- the LOC120778322 gene encoding larval/pupal cuticle protein H1C-like: MYKLFVLAALVAVAAAAPSHLYESPVVYSAPAAVAYQEPVLAKVGSVVKSIPTAVSHQSQSIVHSSAHVVEDVVAPVVKTSYVSAPIVKTIHSAPLVHTSYVAAAPVGKSYAAAPVVHSYAAPLAYDAHYSSW; encoded by the exons atgtataaattg TTTGTCCTTGCTGCCCTCGTCGCTGTTGCCGCCGCCGCTCCAAGTCATTTGTATGAGAGCCCAGTTGTGTACTCGGCACCAGCCGCTGTTGCTTACCAAGAACCCGTCTTGGCTAAAGTTGGATCCGTGGTGAAGAGCATTCCCACCGCTGTCTCCCATCAAAGCCAGTCGATCGTGCACAGCTCAGCTCATGTTGTGGAGGATGTGGTGGCACCAGTTGTGAAGACCAGCTATGTCTCCGCTCCTATCGTGAAGACCATCCATTCTGCTCCTCTGGTGCACACCTCATATGTCGCTGCCGCCCCCGTCGGCAAATCATATGCCGCTGCTCCAGTTGTGCACAGTTATGCTGCGCCCTTGGCCTATGACGCTCACTACTCATCCTGGTAA
- the LOC120777799 gene encoding cuticle protein LPCP-23-like: MYKLFVLAAFVAVAAAAPSHLYESPVVYSAPAAVAYQEPVLAKVGSVVKSIPTAVSHQSQSIVHSSAHVVEDVVAPVVKTSYVSAPVVKTIHSAPLVHTSYAAAAPVIKSYAAAPVVHSYAAPLAYDTHYSSW, from the exons atgtaCAAATTG TTTGTCCTTGCTGCCTTCGTCGCTGTTGCCGCCGCTGCCCCAAGTCATTTGTATGAGAGCCCAGTTGTGTACTCGGCTCCAGCCGCTGTTGCTTACCAAGAACCCGTCTTGGCTAAAGTTGGCTCCGTGGTGAAGAGCATTCCCACCGCTGTCTCCCATCAAAGCCAGTCGATCGTGCACAGCTCAGCTCATGTTGTGGAGGATGTGGTGGCACCCGTTGTGAAGACCAGCTATGTCTCTGCTCCTGTCGTGAAGACCATCCACTCTGCTCCTCTGGTGCACACCTCATATGCCGCTGCCGCTCCCGTCATCAAATCATACGCCGCTGCACCAGTTGTGCACAGTTATGCTGCGCCATTGGCCTATGACACTCACTACTCATCCTGGTAA